One Aspergillus oryzae RIB40 DNA, chromosome 2 genomic window carries:
- a CDS encoding RTA1 domain-containing protein (predicted protein), translating into MAQLEPYAGDYYLWAYLPSVPAAVIFLLLFLGATIYHFWKLWKMRVGFCLAFAIGGIFEVIGYGARAAAYNRTGEIMPYCIQNVFILLGPVLFAASVYMTLGRIIRSVRAEHHSLIRVGWLTKVFVLGDVLSFVIQGSAAGLMATGSNAKMGKNIVIVGLLVQVIMFGLFIVTSIVFQKLSVLIMVRSIFRVIEYAMGQDGYLLSHEWPMYVFDTLLMFAVMVIWGVWYPGNLDFLIQKPASDTMSLRKDYGVHRLAIHEVSELGTKHFCLEVHFTYFILVYNTPRPPHSQMDQIPASTEAWLIYIDDFKTNYNIGITHVGLPTSA; encoded by the exons ATGGCGCAACTTGAGCCTTATGCAGGGGATTACTACCTCTGGGCATATCTACCATCAGTCCCAGCAGCtgttatcttcctcctgcttTTTCTGGGTGCCACCATCTACCACTTCTGGAAACTATGGAAAATGCGAGTTGGGTTCTGTCTCGCCTTCGCCATTGGAGGCATAT TCGAAGTTATCGGATACGGTGCACGGGCTGCTGCTTACAACAGAACTGGAGAAATCATGCCCTACTGCATCCAGAATGTGttcattcttcttggcccGGTTCTCTTCGCCGCATCAGTGTACATGACCCTCGGCCGCATCATCCGCAGTGTCCGAGCCGAACATCACTCGCTGATCCGAGTCGGCTGGTTGACTAAAGTCTTTGTCCTGGGTGACGTGCTCTCCTTCGTGATCCAAGGTAGCGCAGCAGGTCTGATGGCGACAGGATCAAACgcgaagatggggaagaataTCGTGATTGTCGGTCTGTTGGTCCAAGTTATCATGTTCGGGCTGTTTATTGTAACTTCGATCGTGTTTCAAAAAC TCAGTGTGCTGATCATGGTTCGATCTATATTTCGGGTGATCGAATATGCCATGGGCCAGGACGGGTACTTGTTGAGCCATGAATGGCCAATGTATGTCTTTGATACATTGCTGATGTTCGCTGTCATGGTGATCTGGGGGGTATGGTACCCGGGAAACCTCGACTTCCTGATACAAAAGCCTGCCTCAGACACTATGA GCCTGAGGAAGGATTACGGTGTTCATAGGCTGGCTATCCACGAAGTTAGTGAACTTGGAACGAAGCACTTCTGCTTAGAAGTACACTTTACCTATTTTATTCTTGTATATAATACTCCTCGGCCACCCCATAGTCAGATGGATCAGATTCCTGCTTCGACAGAAGCATGGTTAATATACATTGACGACTTTAAAACAAACTACAACATTGGTATTACGCATG tgGGATTACCAACAAGCGCCTAG